Within the Hevea brasiliensis isolate MT/VB/25A 57/8 chromosome 2, ASM3005281v1, whole genome shotgun sequence genome, the region ATTGTTGGGGCCAAAAGATGCAGCCAGGTTGAGCATCGTTTGTAAGTTATGGAGATCACTCGTATCAGATAATCGTCTCTGGATTTACTTCCTTCAAAACTATCATGATTCCTGGGACTCCGTTTTCTTTGCCGAAACCAATCTCCGATCAGGTTATCCTATCCAGtgagtgtttttatttttattttttctaagcTCTGTTTGGGTTCTGAGAAAGTGCACGAAAAGAGGAACAGAAAAATTTTACTCTTCGTTTTGACTAGTTGATAGCTGAGGAAAGGAAATTATCCACCCTATTGTTTATAATTGAGATACTTTGCTACTAAATAAGGACTTGTTACTGTTGAAGTTGGTTTTTGTTAGCGACCAAACAGAGGTTGCATATAAATGTTAAAATTTGCCCTTTTAGTAGTGTCAAACGAAGTCTAGAAGCGAATTTGAGAGCAAAAAATAACTTGTGAGATTGAATTACTATATTTTTCCTTGGAATTGAAGAGTTGAGCCTTGATTTCAATATTCATGAGATTGAATTTGTGATTTACTTGCAGGGCTTACGGAAGTCACATCACGACGGAGTTGTCATTCATGCGTATATATGGCGAGCGGGAACAAGTTCCTGGTTGTGTTATTATCGATGGTCAGAATTATAGATATCACAGTATTCATTGTTATTTATATTTAGCAAGTTGTAACAACTCTGTGATCAAAGTCATGTTAATAAACAATTTCTTTAATTATTCTAAATCTTTTGATTCCTCTGCCCAAAATTCTGTTGAAAAGGTGGTTCAGGCTATTGCAAGTTTGGTTGGAGCAAGTATGCTTGTCCATCTGGGCGTTCAGCTACATTTTTGGTGAGCATTTGCTTTTAAATGGCAGTTTAGAGGTTTGTGGAAgcaattttccctaagttgggaAATCTTTTGTCGTTCTTACATTTGCTGGTAAtcatttttttctctctctaCTTAAAActaagaaggtttttttttttgacatgcaGGAATTTGGTAATATTGAGTCTCCAATGTATTCTAGGCTTCGACATTTTTTTGCTACTATTTATAGCAGGTATGTCCCTTTTTTTTTTGTCCTAATCAAACTCagctctctttcctctctctctccctctctcaaagaAGTAAACCTTCTAGAATTTAAGTAGGCTGATAATATATCTCCTTGCAGGATGCAGGTAAGACCATCAGCACAGCCAATTGTGGTGTCCCTTCCAATTTGCCATTATGATGGTTAGATTCTATTCAgctaaattaccaatattgttttATCATATGTTATTCTGCTTTCTAAAACTGATGATGTGGCCATTTAAGGTGTTCATGAATGTTGGCATTTTTATCAGTTGCTTTATGCAAGTGTGCAGTTTATGGCTGTCTTTTCCTAACACTGTGGGGCTGTAAATACTTCACTTATGAACCTGACAATTTCTTCTGGTGCTATGGGCACCCTATTCATTTGAATTAGATAGTATATTTTGTTTAGATTAATCCTGAGGAATCTCTATTTATGCTTCCTTTTACTTGGTTGGCTCCACTAGATGCCATATTTAATTCTGGTAAGTCTAAGCACGATATGTATTCAACTGCAGTTTCATGAAAAGGATAAGGTTTCACTTCATGTTGAAATTACCAACATCCACATAATGTTGAAAAATATTCATTCTCTTTGATCTGATCTGTTGAAAGAAACTAAACTATATTCCTCTATGGTTGTTGTATCAGGTTTTTAAACTATATGGTCATAATAAAAGTTGGGATAATGGTCTAAAGTATCTTGAATTTTGTGCGCCTTTTCAATTGTATTCTACTTTGTAATTTGGTTCACAAGTTATTGATTTTGTTTCACTTTTACATAATTGGGTCTGGGGGTATGCATATCGTATCTTTTAATGAAGATTAAAGCCAAATATGGATTTAACTTGTTGATTTGAGAGAAGCAGGTGCCACCTAAGCTCTAATAGCAATCAAATTGTGGCATTTTGCAAAATTCTCTTCGAAGTACTTTTTGAGATccatattttgaaaaataatatcattTAATCGTTCTTAGGGGTTAAGGTGGGTCCATTCCCCAATCCTGTTGGATACAGTTAAAAAGAATAATAACTTATGAACCAAATTGATATAATGAAAAATATGGGATACAATTGAAAATGTACAAAGCATGAATTAGTGCATTAGCCTTAATAAGAATTATCGATTCTTTGAAATTCCAGATACTGAAtctgccaaagcatcaagacgaCAGCTAAAAGAAGCCATGTACAGTGCTCTTTTTGACATGAATGCTCCAGCTGTATGTACTATTAATCAGGTATTTGTTTTTTTCATTTACCAGTTTATTCCTCTGGTTTATCAATGCATTGGTGATTACTCTTTCAAgggaagaggaaaaaaaaaaagcttcaaaAGCTTCTCTCTTATTTCTTTTAATGGTAAATGGGACCTGGAGGAGCACAACTTAATCTAATCAGCATCTCAGTATGACCTCCAGGGAGTTTCTTTCAAGCATTTGTATCCCTAGGAAGTTCACGCTATCCTGAAACgtgtgaaaattttttttatttgagatTTGCATTGTGAATTTAAATGTTTTCCTCATTTCAATAACAGAGCAATCATAAGATTCCACTGTCTTTATTCCCATTTTTGTGCATTAATGTTTTCACAATGTTGCACAGGCAACCTTAGCACTATATGCAGCTCGGCGAACTTCAGGAATTGTTGTTAATATTGGCTTTCAAGTCACATCTGTTGTTCCAAGTTAGTGATCATCTTCTTTTTTCCTCCAAAAATATCTTCTTTACACTTACATATGATGTGATCCTTCACGTGCATTCACTTATGCTAAGGCCAAGTCTGCACTTCGATATGATGTACTGTTCTATATTTTTTCTGAGTTGTTCTTGCCTATGTTCATTTATGAAACCATTATATTTTTTATGTGGCATAGTATGGTTCATGTTTACAGCtctaaccattttcttacttcctATTCATGTTGATCCTTTCAATTAACCCTTCTCTATGCTTTAGGCAtttagtgatttttttttttggctttaaAATACGGGAACTTAGGATTTATGGAATGTGAATGCTGCAATTTACAGTTTTACATGGCAAAGTAATGCGCAAGGTGGGTGTTGAAGTTGTTGGTATGGGAGCATTAAAAGTTACAGGATTCCTTAGAGAACAGATGCAACAGAATAATATCAATTTTGAGTCACTTTATACTGTTCGCACGTTGAAAGAGGTATACAGTCATAATGGTTCATTCTATACCTACTAATACTGTGTTATTTATATTGAGCTTGGTCAAATTGTTAAGGTTGCGTAATTTTCAAGCCAACTCTGATTGACTTAATTTTGTTGGTAGTTTTTTCCTTCTTCCCATATTGATGTAGGAGCAAATGTTTAGAATTATTTTATTGTTCGGGCTACTGTTGCAATCCCTATGCACACTGCTTTAGCAGTTAAATATTGGATAATTTACTAGTTAATCCTTGAGGTTTGACAAAAACCGCAACTTATTCTCTCTATCTTCAAGAAGAAACAAGTTAGTCACTGAGATAGGTTTCTGTTAACAAAACACCGTTAGTGGATTGAAGGCTGTAATAGTTTAATCTATCACATTTTACTTTTTATAACAGTTTAGTCTATGTAGATATAATATTTTTAGTCCTTAGATTTGACTTGTCTACTTCATTTATTGttgactcaactcaactcaacttaactcaactcaactcaactaagttgttatctcaaaaatttattggggtcagctatatggattctttttctctactctaaacgattttggattaaatcctcggaaatgtgtaatgcttctaggttatgTTGATTAAtgttaaattttaacaaaattactATTCTGTGAAAAGAAACATATCTAGGGAACTAATTTATTTCTCCTTAAAACTAGAGGGACAAAGTTGTGGTTTTTGTTATTTCTCGGGAGACAAAATTGtaaattacccttaaaaatatgtATAGTATAGTTTGTTCAAAACCTAATTCTATTGGGGTTTTATGTTCAAGACCTATTTAAGTTAGGATTTTACGCTATATATAGCGCTGTAATACTACATTTGTAGGCAAATTGCATACATTAATGGAAGTAGCTTACTACTGTACTTGTTATTTTTCCTAGAAAATCAGCCCTTTGGTTGATCACATAGTGCTCTCGTTCACTATTTCCTTGTCAAATCGACAACCTAATTTAGGGTTATTGCTATCACATAAattcttttaaattctgaaaatttttgtCTCATGATAAGGTTATATCCTTAATACCTAAATCAAACCTATAAAATTAAAAGCAGAGCCGTTCAATGATTGTAGTCTAGAAATAAATTGGAAATATACTTCTAGACATGGGCTGGTTCAGAACAGGAATTGGTCAAAACCGGATTGACCAAAACCAGCTTTGAACTAGACAAAAACTGGCATGTTCCGCTCAAAGTTCCAATTCCTGTCCCCCTGAACCTTGAAGTGAAACTGCCGGTTCCAATCCAGTTCAAGTGTTCAGCCCGTTGGCCACCCCTAGACACTTCTGTATAACTCGAAGAAAACCTGTGAGTATCCCCTATGGGGTTGGGTTGCAAATATCAAGTGTTTGCACTAGCATTATGATTTTAATCAATGttgtaaaaattttcatttatgatCTAAAGTCCTGGAACCTAGACTTGCCTGCCTAAATGAAACAAGTGCACATTTTTAGTAGAAACTCATAAGAAGCACGGTGGAAAAAGTTGAAAGAAACCAAGAACGAGAAAGAAGTGAATGTTTTGCCTATTCTCAAAAGATCTGAAGTTGTGAAATTTTTAATTGTTATATTTCTGATGCTTCTCATTCAAATTGTAAGAATGTTCATTTATGATCTATAGTCTTGGAGCCTGGACTTGCCTGAGTGAAACAAAGTGCACATTTTTAGTAGACACTCTTAAGAAGCACAGAGAGTAGTAAACGTTGAGCCTATTCTCAATTGGTCTGAAGTTTTGTGCGATTTGTAATTGTTATCTTTCTGATGATTCTTATTCAGTTGACCAAGGTTTTCTGAGGTTGAACTGTATGCTTCTAGAATTTCCTAGACCATGTGTAATGTTTTTTTGATCATTCAATCAATTTGCAGAAACTGTGTAATAGTAATGGTACTGAATTTCTTAGAGATTCACAAGTGAATGTACTGAAATAGTGCACCTTAAAGGTGTTTTTGTTTGCACATGCTTGAAGAATCTCTTTCTTTCCCCACACCCCCTCTCCAGCATTTTGTAAATACTGAATGCTTGATTATAACTAGGTTTTGTGATTAAAGCGCTTCTTTTAAGTTACACATTTATGTGCATGTAGAAAATGCTTCTTGCTTCCTTCAACATGATCTTCTGATGCCCCATTTAGTCACTCTTACTCTAATGAACATATTGAATTTCCTTTTGAACGTTAATATGGTTTTCTGTTCTGTAAATTGGATTCGAAACTACAAATTTCCTTCCATTGTGCTTATCAACATTGACTTCATTAAATACAATTTCTTTCTGATTTCCTTATGTTCTCTTGGCATCATGGAGATTCAGAAAATCACGTTGAGAGAGGCATGAAGCAATTTCTACATGCTCTTATAAGTGCATTACTTAAAAGAAGCATTTTAACCCAGAAAATTCAGTTGTCATGCATTCAGTAACCAAACAATGATGGAAGTTGAAAAACTACACAAAGGTTGGATATTGAAAAAGAAACGCAAGCATGGATCCTAAAAGCAATTGCAAACAGAAGGAAAtttaagctgtgctatctcacggAATTATTGAGTCTGACTCTGGTGAATATATAGGTTGTGCTTTTAATTGAATAATGAAGATGATGGGTTGTTTTGCATGTATTGGGTCCAAAACTATAAGTTTTATTCTCTTCTGCTCATCAACATTGACTTCACGCAATATGATTTTGTATGCTGGCATCTTGGAAATTCAGAACCTTTGTTATGTTGCTGCTGATTACAAAGCTGAGTTACATAAAGACACACAAGCATCACTAGAAGTACCAGGTGAAGGATGGTTTACCCTTTCAAAAGAACGCTTTAAAACAGGGGAAATTTTATTCCAGCCACGAATTGCAGGAGTGTAAGTCTATATGTTCCATCAATATAACCTATTGATATTTTTTCCTGAATACTGCTCATACCGACTTTCCTTTTTGATAAAGATGGATGACCGTGAAATTTTTTTGAAGGTATCTCATCAGAGTCTTGCAAAATGTTTCTAAATCAAATATACAAGGAGGAAAAGTTTATTGAGCAATAAATAGGACCCAGTAGCTTCAATTATGAAAAATGATTCATGTGTTGGGAAATTAATTACAGCATGCATGTAACCAGTGTTTTCCCCTTTATATGTTTTTCTTCCCCCTATTCAACAACTATATTCTTTTTTGTATATGTTATGCCATCAAAATCATGAACCCCATGCAGTTGGTTAAAAGATTTCATTTGCCCCATGATATAGGCGTGCAATGGGTTTGCACCAGGCAGTAGGACTTTGCATGGATCACTGTCATGCTGCAGAGTTGGCTGGCGATGATGCTTGGTTTAAGACTGTGGTTTTGTCAGGAGGCACTTCATGTTTACCTGGACTAGCAGGTTAGataaactttttttaaaaaaaaaaatagcgtaCACTTCTCCCTCCATTTTTGGGACAAATGCATGGTTGAATTGACATGAAAAGGATTAAGAAATCTATCTAAACTATCTATAAAAAACAATGAAGAGGCAACATGTGAATGGAAAAAAAGATATatggttaatttttttttccccGTAAAATGACTGATTACAGTAACACCTAAACCTCCAATATATCATTGCCCTAAATGTAGTTTACTTCTACTTATACAAGAAAATCTGAAAAAATATAAGTAGGATTTTCTTTCTTGTATTACCACTTCTTACCATTAATTGTATCTTTTATTATTGCTTTATCTTTTCCTCCATTGTCATCATCCTGATGTTATTGTATTTtctattattgttatttttttaaatgaatgTACGGGCAAACTTCAAATATAAggcaaattattaaataaaagatGACAACAACTTATTatcttttttttgaaaaaataaatttgcataaATTATTCAATTGAATAATTCTAATACTCTTCGGATTATTGAATGGATATAGATGTATAAAACTTAATTAGTGGAATATTGGCCTTTCActataattatttgaattgtgtatTGAACTTCGAAAATAATAGTTATcataaaaattacaatttaaaaattgaaataaaatttgtactgttatagaaagaaatatatttatgagttaaaatagcaaaaaaaaaaaaagtgcaatGCACATGACAAAATTACTGGTTTGATTAAATTGGTGAATAAATCTGTGCAAGTCTTGAGCTTATGAGTCTGTCTTTTTTCAACTCCTTTCAGAGAGGCTGGAGAAAGAATTGCATGAACTTCTTCCAGCATCAATTTGCAGTGGACTAAGAGTCATTCCTCCTCCCTATGGTGCAGACACTGCATGGTTTGGAGCAAAGGTTATCAGCAACGTAAGCTTCTTGACCAGTAAATTTTTGTATGTGCAAAACTTGAATTTACTAATAGCTAATCCATGGTTTTTGATACTATGAAACATTGATCCTAGATTAATGTTTTCTGAATTCAACTTAATTTGGTTTCTAAAAACAATGGTAGTCCAGGTTTTCAGAATTTTAAGTTGATTCCTGAGCATGATCAAAGTTTCAAATAATGTGGAAACTGGCATTTTTGGCATGGTGAGTTGGAGTCTCAAGTATCTCACTCTAGGCTTcatctgtattttttttttcttttttctacaGTTAAGCACCTTCCCTGGACCATGGTGTGTGACAAAGAAGCAATTCAAACGGAAATCGAGATTCAATCTGGCATGGTAAGTACAGTCTTTCGCCCAGATGGAGCGCACATTCATGAGATTTCTTCTAGAAAGCCCAGCTTTCACATTGTAAAAAATtgtcaaacaatatatatatattttttttcaaaattttttcctgttttattgaattatgttataAACTCTTGGGCTACCGTATGGAGGGTAGCCTTTCTATCACTTGTATTGTTAGTTTCATTTGGCTCATGGGAATGGAATAGAGTAATAAGGACCACGAATAGCTATTTCTCACTTGTGATTGAATcttgtaattcaaaatttttggAGGTATATTATTCGATatgatattatatattttaaatttaaatgaaaagtTGAGATTGTAAAACAGTAATTTCATGGAATAGTTATTTCAcatttaaaatttgaattaaagTTATGAATTGTTATCCCATTTGTTGAACTAAaagaaattgaatttattattattattattattattattattattattattattattataacctGGGAGCAATTAGAATTTCTTTTGCAATTTTTGCAAACATTAGAAAATTAGTCTCGTATTTTTTCATCATTGAATGATCCAAAACAAAAAAAATCATAGTTTTCAAAATCAAAAGaggtttataaatattaatttaattcaaaaagaCCAAAAGTAACTCGTTGTTTTTCTATTTTCGCTGCAACATGAACGTCCAAGTATCTCTCGTGTTGATACACTATTTTATCATTGGTGATGATGTCGATTGTGTACTAATCATAGGACATGTTGCAAAATAATTATGATAAATGTGATAAATATTGTCTTATCTCTTAAGAAATTCGGAAAATTATTATCTAGTATTTGAGTtacgaaattaattatttaatttttatattttaaaaatatattatttagttattatattttatttttattaaattatttagtctctatattattttttttaattaatgttaattaaattattatttaatttctttattttagtaaaattaattagttagtttttatattttaaaaagtacattaattagtctttataatttaatttcgTTAAATATTTAgtccaataattttttatactTGAATTACCCTAATTCTATTTCACTTATTTTTGTCTTATCATCCCTCATCAGTCTCTTCTCATATTTCTTCTTCTCTACATACgctcttctttttcttattttctctaTATTATTCATCTTTTGACAAAAAAAGTTAACAGTTGTCtatgtaaaaatattaatcaGTGTCTaagtaattaagaaaaattatttttcaataaaaaatataaaaataatatctaaaaaattaaataaaaatacttgaataatttaaaaaaaatataaatttaaatttatttccacatattaaattttatatttatccaaaaatatatttttaaaaatataaaaattaattaattttattaaaataaaataattaaataataattttttaaaaatataaaaattaactaattaatttatcccttttcctttcttttttttgtgTTCTTCCGTgatctctctcctccctctccgAGCACTTTCAATTTAATGTGGGTGGcttctcatttttttttaataaaaaaaagctTGAACTTGATCCATGAGTAATTTTGAGTGTCAGTAAAATCTCTTTGGCCAACTTAAAACTTGACATGTTCATTGGCACTCGTCGAATGCTAACGGACTTAGAAATTTAATTGAAGgatctaattaaaatatataattaatttttttaaatcaaaatatgtaattcactaatcatttattTAACTGTTGATTAAACAAGCTGATcgactaataataataattcttcaATAATTGATTGAGAGAATTATTTTAGaactataaatataataaaaaaataaacactttaatttttttaataaaattaactcactaaaaattaaatagaatGGCTATTAGtttaaaatacaataattatttaatattattaattgctGAATTTAAAATATGTGAatgacttaaaattaaaaaatttgtatGATTTacctcaaatttaattttttggaAACAATTATGAAAAAGAAATTCAATTACCAAACAAGCATTTCCGATTTGATCCGGTTTAAGGTTTACGCTACCATGAATTCGATCGGATTTGGTATTAGAAATTATTGATCAGTTTTGATTCAAATTTTGACCCCGTCCAATTCTGATTCCAAATGAAATTGGACTCATGTCTACCACAGATCACTAAACCAGTAAACTATGCTTTCCCCGTAACGTTATCTTGACGCTTTATGTAGGAAACGGTCTTTAAAAACTCTATAAAATGTCGTCGTTTTAATCGTCCAAATTTCTAGTTTGACGCGCTACCGACATAAGCCTGCCTTGCCTGTCTGGCTTgaaaatttcattattattaactTATTATCACGAGAGATAATTGTCCGTCACAGCATGTGATATCCTTCTCCAGTTCTTACTAGAATTTTCCTATTATTATATTTGCAGAAGTAGAAACTGGAAactcaagaagaagaagaagaaacaatcaGCTGTACGTGTGCAGGGTATGGCCCAGTTTTCGCGTAATGCGTTGTCACCCATTTCTCAATAATAAGCTTATAGTATCAGTCTTTTCCCAGTTTTGTCTTTGGTTTCTCTTCTTATTGTTCTTTTTATCTTTTTCGTCCTCTTTCTTTTATCTTTAAAGCTTGAAGTTTTCTTTCTTTTACAAGACAAGATCGAGTATAGAACCCAGAAGAAACGAAATCAAGAAAAGAGAGAAGAAGTGTAGAGGGGAGATCTCTCCCTTTCATGATATATAATAAACAGAGGACATGAATTGGTTTTCTGTAATTCTCTTCTTCCTCTTGTTGATGGTTGTCTTTACTCCTTCTTCTGCTTCCagttttatttcaggtattttgaGTTTAAGGAATGCTTATGCGGGCATATGCTAGAATGTGAATTTTTTTGCTGTAAATTGAATATTTTTTGGAACTTTGTTTAATGCTGTTGCTGATGTGATTTGCATCCAGATTCTGTTTTTCAATCCCATGCTTCTACTGGCAGGAGTCTGCTTCAGGCTAAGAAaggttttctttttcttcttcttttgcacaTTCTTTGCTCATTACTTTTGGATTGACTTTAATCTTGGCTTTCTTTGTGGGTTTTGATCATGATTTGTTCTTGTGTGATCTAAGAGCTCCAGATTGCTGTTTATTTTATGCCCCTTTTTTCAGTCAATAAATGAAGAGAAAATTTTGTGAAAAGGAGAATTATATAGGCTGAATGTCTTTGTTCAAGCCTCCAAGATTATTACCCTTTGCGTTGATCATGAGAGTTATTGCTTTTCTTTTCTGTTGTTTCTTATGTctagtataaattaattaattgccTTCTAAATTGTATTGGGAAATCTGATCAGTTGCTAGCTGATCTAGGTCTAGAGCAGTTCTTCTCTTATCTGCCCTATTTACATGCTAAGCTTCCCTGGTTTTGGTATTTGTTGAAATGGAATTTTAAATTTCGCAATCCTAAATTCCCCTTTTTCATTAAATCTGAAGTTCTGAACCCTAGTCTCATCATCTGTTTGAGAATTGCTTGCAATAAAAGCATTAGTAGGCTGGTTCCTCAACCTGTCATACATTTGTTAGGATGACATTTCCATTAGTTTGACATGAAAGCTAGAATTTTACCTGTGCACGTCAGTCTAAAATGACATTGTTAATTCACAAGACTTTTGCATGTTTGATATTTCAAAGTACAATTTTGGACTTCTCTTTCTGTATGTGTGTGTTTTTATCCCATCAAGAACACTTTCAGTTGATATATCTTGTGTTAATGAAGTCAAAAGATCATCTAGGATCTTATAAATACTGAATTCTATTAAGGCTTTGTTtgggagagggaggaaaatgagagg harbors:
- the LOC110651103 gene encoding actin-related protein 8 isoform X1; amino-acid sequence: MALLLRKVWESVSNRASSCSSSSNESSNPPSDVVLSSFGAFDPIPIDVVMQIVRLLGPKDAARLSIVCKLWRSLVSDNRLWIYFLQNYHDSWDSVFFAETNLRSGYPIQAYGSHITTELSFMRIYGEREQVPGCVIIDGGSGYCKFGWSKYACPSGRSATFLEFGNIESPMYSRLRHFFATIYSRMQVRPSAQPIVVSLPICHYDDTESAKASRRQLKEAMYSALFDMNAPAVCTINQATLALYAARRTSGIVVNIGFQVTSVVPILHGKVMRKVGVEVVGMGALKVTGFLREQMQQNNINFESLYTVRTLKENLCYVAADYKAELHKDTQASLEVPGEGWFTLSKERFKTGEILFQPRIAGVRAMGLHQAVGLCMDHCHAAELAGDDAWFKTVVLSGGTSCLPGLAERLEKELHELLPASICSGLRVIPPPYGADTAWFGAKVISNLSTFPGPWCVTKKQFKRKSRFNLAW
- the LOC110651103 gene encoding actin-related protein 8 isoform X2 — its product is MALLLRKVWESVSNRASSCSSSSNESSNPPSDVVLSSFGAFDPIPIDVVMQIVRLLGPKDAARLSIVCKLWRSLVSDNRLWIYFLQNYHDSWDSVFFAETNLRSGYPIQAYGSHITTELSFMRIYGEREQVPGCVIIDGYCKFGWSKYACPSGRSATFLEFGNIESPMYSRLRHFFATIYSRMQVRPSAQPIVVSLPICHYDDTESAKASRRQLKEAMYSALFDMNAPAVCTINQATLALYAARRTSGIVVNIGFQVTSVVPILHGKVMRKVGVEVVGMGALKVTGFLREQMQQNNINFESLYTVRTLKENLCYVAADYKAELHKDTQASLEVPGEGWFTLSKERFKTGEILFQPRIAGVRAMGLHQAVGLCMDHCHAAELAGDDAWFKTVVLSGGTSCLPGLAERLEKELHELLPASICSGLRVIPPPYGADTAWFGAKVISNLSTFPGPWCVTKKQFKRKSRFNLAW